The DNA segment TTGCCTCCAGTGATACTGTCACCCTTAATTTTACAAGCCGTAAAAATTCCAGTGAAGATGTAATAATCCTTATTCAGGATGAATTTGACAATACAGTCAACTAAAGTATATGGTATTTCTAAAAATATAATTTTAAGGAAGCCATTATGAGTATATTTTCACCAAAAGAAAAAACACCGGCTCAGACAGTTGTAGAAGATGTTTGTAAAATAAAAAAAGGAGAAACAGTTTTAATTATCGCAAATCCTGAAACTAATTTAATTGCTCAGGATTTATATACTGCTGCCTGCGAAAGCGGTGCAAAGCCGACTCTTATATTCCAGCAGAAAAAATCCTCAATGGATGCAGCAGAAGCAGCTGTTGTAGGTGCAATAAAATCAGAACCGGACGTATGTTTTTCTATCAGTGCCGTAAAACTTGGCAAAGACAAAGAAGCCCAGGCAAATCCGTATAAAACAGAAGACGGAAAATCTTACGACAGTACCTTTGATTATCTTATGGACGGAAAAAAGACCATGCGTGCCGTATGGACACCGGGACTTACTCAGGATATGTTCAACAGAACCGTACAGATTGATTACAAACTTCTGGCTGAGCGCTGCAAAAAAATCTGCGAAAAATACAAAAATGCAGTAAGCGTACATGTTACGGCTCCTGGAGGAACCGATGTCATCATTAATGTAGAAGGAAGACAGGGACTTACAGACGACGGTGATTTTTCAAAACCTGGTACCGGCGGAAACATTCCTGCAGGAGAAGTGTTTATAAGTCCAGTTGTCGGAAAAACCCACGGCCGTATTGTTTATGACGGAAGCATGACTTTCAGTGACGGAGATTCAATTCTCGAGACACCGATTGATGTAAGAATAGAAAACGGATACATCACAGATATTTCCGGCGGAGAAGAAGCTAAGCGTCTTTTAAAGGATATTACAGCTGCCGAAAAAGCTGCCATAGAAATGGAAAGCAAAGGAACTCTTCCAAAAGGACAGGGGGAATTCTATGCAAAAAATGCCCGTGGAATCGGAGAACTGGGTATAGGACTTAATCCTAATGCAACAATTACAGGCAACATGCTTGAAGACGAAAAAGCATTCCGTACCTGTCACTTTGCAATCGGAGAAAATTACGACGGTGACGGTAATGCACTCATTCATTTTGACGGAGTTGTCCGTAATCCTACAATCGTAATTTCATACAGCGATAAAACTGAATTTACCGTATTAAAAAACGGAGAACTTCAGATATAAATAAATTTCAGCAGGAGATGAAAATGAAAAAATTACTTCTTACAGGCAGCATACTTTTAATATTTGCAGGATGCTGTTCTTCAAAAAAAGACGCCGGT comes from the Treponema rectale genome and includes:
- a CDS encoding aminopeptidase, translating into MSIFSPKEKTPAQTVVEDVCKIKKGETVLIIANPETNLIAQDLYTAACESGAKPTLIFQQKKSSMDAAEAAVVGAIKSEPDVCFSISAVKLGKDKEAQANPYKTEDGKSYDSTFDYLMDGKKTMRAVWTPGLTQDMFNRTVQIDYKLLAERCKKICEKYKNAVSVHVTAPGGTDVIINVEGRQGLTDDGDFSKPGTGGNIPAGEVFISPVVGKTHGRIVYDGSMTFSDGDSILETPIDVRIENGYITDISGGEEAKRLLKDITAAEKAAIEMESKGTLPKGQGEFYAKNARGIGELGIGLNPNATITGNMLEDEKAFRTCHFAIGENYDGDGNALIHFDGVVRNPTIVISYSDKTEFTVLKNGELQI